A single genomic interval of Oryctolagus cuniculus chromosome 19, mOryCun1.1, whole genome shotgun sequence harbors:
- the LOC100344957 gene encoding olfactory receptor 1f45-like codes for MGGANESSVSEFLLLGLSRQPQQRLLFVLFLSMYLATVLGNLLIVLAIGTDARLHTPMYFFLSNLSFVDVCFSSTTVPKMLANHALGSQAISYSGCLTQMYFVFLFVDMDNFLLALMAYDRFVAVCHPLHYTTKMTRQLCVLMVTGFWVFANVSVLLHTLLMARLSFCGDNAIPHFFCDVAALLKLSCSDTRLNEMLVLFEAGLITIAPFVCILVSYVFIAAAVLRVPSIRGRWKAFSTCGSHLAVVFLFYGTIISLYFNPSSSHSAEKDIASAVMFTVVTPMLNPFIYSLRNKDIKAALGKVVAMRFLSTR; via the coding sequence ATGGGAGGGGCCAACGAGTCGAGCGTCTCCGAGTTCCTCCTCCTGGGACTCTCGCGGCAGCCCCAGCAGCGGCTGCTGTTTGTGCTCTTCCTGAGCATGTACCTGGCCACGGTCCTGGGGAACCTGCTCATCGTCCTGGCCATCGGCACAGACGCCCGCctgcacacccccatgtacttcttcctcagcAACCTGTCCTTCGTGGACGTCTGCTTCTCCTCCACCACCGTCCCCAAGATGCTGGCCAATCACGCCCTCGGGAGTCAGGCCATCTCCTACTCTGGCTGTCTCACGCAGATGTACTTTGTTTTCCTGTTTGTAGATATGGACAATTTCCTCCTGGCCttgatggcctatgaccgcttTGTCGCCGTGTGCCACCCCTTACATTACACAACAAAGATGACTCGTCAGCTCTGTGTCCTGATGGTCACTGGGTTCTGGGTCTTTGCCAACGTGAGTGTCCTGTTGCATACCCTGCTGATGGCGCGACTGTCATTCTGTGGGGACAACGCCATCCCCCACTTCTTCTGTGATGTGGCTGCTCTCCTGAAGCTATCCTGCTCAGACACACGGCTCAATGAGATGTTGGTTCTTTTTGAAGCAGGGCTGATCACGATCGCCCCCTTTGTTTGCATCCTGGTGTCGTATGTCTTTATTGCTGCTGCTGTGCTGAGAGTGCCCTCCATTCGGGGCAGGTGgaaagccttctccacctgtggttcCCACTTGGCTGTGGTGTTTCTCTTCTATGGCACCATCATATCCTTGTATTTCAACCCTTCGTCCTCACACTCGGCTGAGAAAGACATAGCATCTGCAGTGATGTTCACGGTGGTCACTCCCATGCTGAACCCtttcatctacagcctgaggaacaaaGACATAAAAGCTGCTCTTGGGAAAGTGGTGGCCATGAGATTTCTGTCTACTCGGTAA